Below is a window of Microbacterium croceum DNA.
GCAGAAGGGGTGGACCTCCCATTCTAGACGCAAGCGTCCGCACCTCTCAAGAGAGGATTTGAATAGGGAGTGTTTCTGCCGCTTGAGGGGGGTGAGGCTCTCGGCCTCTCCGCTTCCCTGTGGGGCGAACAAGTAATAAGTTACGCGGATCCCGGGGTTCTGGCAAATCGGGGCGCACCCCCCGGGCGTGTCGTGAGTGGTGCCCGCGCCGGTTTCCCCGGATCAGCGCCGTTTTTCCTCCAGAACGCCGCCAGGAGTACGATCACGCCATGCTCCCGCTCCCCGGCCAGCGCCTCCACTCGACCACCGTTCCCGTCCATCGGGTGCGGCACCTGAGCGGGCACGCGTTCGCGCGTCTCCGTGAGAGGAGCCTTCGGTGAACGGCGGTCACCGGCTTCTCACGCGCGTGTGGAACGAGCTCGGCGCAGACCGGCGCCTGATCGAGGACGTACGCCCCTCCCCGGTTTCGGTCCCACTGCCTTCCCGGCTCTCCGCCGGCGACCTCGCCTGGGCGAGCGTGGCGGCAGCGACCTGTGCCGCACACCTCGATGTCGCGGCTCTCGACCCGCATCGCATCGCCGCCGCCTACCGGAGCGACCGCGTACTCACGATCGACGGCACCGCTCCCCCGGTGTGGTCGCCCTTCTCCGGGTTCTGGCGCACTCTCGACGGTTGGGTGCGCACGCATGGCAACTACCCGCACCACGCGGCCGGGCTACGCTCCGGTCTGGGAATGCCAGAGACCGCCGACGCTGATCAGGTCCGTGACGCGCTCGCGGTTCGCACGTCTTCGGATGCCGTCGCCGCGATCACGGCTGCAGGTGGCCTCGCCGTCCCCGTCGGGACGGAGGACCCCGCCCTCGATGCGGTCCTCCGATCCCGGCCGCTCCTCGACGTGCGAAGAGTCGAGACTCCTGCGGCTCCTCCGCGGCGACGCACATCCCTGTCGCAGGATCCCCCTCTCGACGGCATCCGCGTACTCGATCTCACCCGCGTCATCGCCGGACCGGTGTGCACGCGTACCCTGGCTCTGCTGGGGGCCGACGTGCTGCGCATCGACCCTCCACATCTTTCCGAGCCGGGCTGGCAGCATCTCGACACCGGGCATGGCAAGCGCACGGCACTCCTGGACGCGCGCTCGACGCAGATGCACGAACTTCTCGCGACTGCGGATGTCGTGGTGCTCGGGTACCGACCGGATGCGCTCGACCGGCTCGGCCTCGCGCCGAGCGATCTCATCGAGAGGCATCCCGGCCTGGTGGTCGCGCGGCTGAGCGCCTGGGGTACCGAGCATCCCCGACGCGCAGGATTCGACAGCCTGGTGCAGGCGGAGTCCGGCATCGCGTGGATCGAATCACCCGACGGTCACAACCCCGGCGCACTTCCCGCGCAGGCACTGGATCACAGCGCCGGCTATCTGCTGGCGGCGGCCGTGATCACGCTGCTCCGACGCCGCGCTGCAGAGGGCGGATCGTGGCGCGTGCAGACTTCGCTGCGACGGGTGGCCGCCGAGCTGCTCGGGATGCCGCGTCGATCGGAACCCGCCGAGGCGATCATGGACGATCCGGCACTCCACACCTCCCACTTCGAGGTGGCCGACCGCGCGGTGGTCACGTCCGCCCCCGCGATCCCCGGGTTCGACTTCGCCGCACCGCGCCCGTGGGGTCAGGATCAGCCCCGCTGGTGAGGCCTCGATGACAGCGACAGGATCACGCACAGCACCAGCGTGATCGCTCCCCACAGCGCACAGGCCGGCGGGAGCACTCGGTACGCGAGGTGCTGCAGGGTGAACGCATCGGTGAGCGGGCCGTAGACGGCGAGACCGATGAACCAGGCGGCGACGAGGATGGCCGGAAGCGACACCCACCATGCGACGCGGACCGCGCCCGGCACGCGCTGCGCGGCGTCGACGCGCGCGGCACTGTGCCGCAACCGGAGCACCGCCCAGAGGCCGATGCCTGCGAGGCCCAGCACGCTGGAGCCGTACTGCAGCCACTTGTACCCGAGCAGGGGACCCCACATCTGGTCCAGGGCGGGGAAGATCTCCACACCCCAGCGTCCCTCATGCGTGAAGAGATCCCACAGGATGTGCGAGAGCACCCCGAGGACCAGCGATACCGCGAGCAGCAGCGGATACACGCGTGTCTGCCCGATGCCGACCGCACGCCCCGCCGCCACCAGGCCGGAGTCGCTCCAGTCCGCGGGAAGACGACGGGCCATCCAGAGCGGCGTGAGCTCCGGAACCGCCGGGCGCAGCACCACGCGCCAGACCAGGAAGAGCACGAACGCCAGCAGCGCCGTCCACACGACGTTCCCCGGAGTGTGGGTGAACGTGTAGTTCAGGCCCACACCCCGAAGGAACAGCGGCAGGTCCGGCGTCATCGCGCCGATGGCGATCGCGGCTGGTACCAGAGGTGTGCGGATGAACGGCAACGCGACGATCGCATGACTCGGGGTGAACGGCATCCGCTCTCCTCAGGGGTCGTCGCGCCGCAGCGCTCGGGAACAGCTACACGGAAATCGAGCGTCAGGCGAGGAAGACGCCGGCCAGGGTCTTCTTGCCACGCCGCAGCACCGAGACTCCGCCGGGCAGGCTCCCCTGCACGGTGGCGGCTTCGTCCTCGACGCGCACGCCGTCGAGCGAGACGCCGCCCTGCGAGATCGCGCGTCGCGCCTCCGAGAGGCTCGACACGAGGGTGGTCGCCACCAGCGCTTCGACGACGGGGGTCCCCGCGGCGACGGTGGCGTTCGGCAGCTCCTCCAGCGCCGTGCGCAGCGTCGCGGCGTCGAGCGCGGTCAGGTCACCCTGGCCGAACAGCGCCTCGGAAGCGGCGATCACGGCAGCCGTGGCTTCGGCACCGTGAACGGTGACGCACACCTCGAGCGCGAGACGCTTCTGCGCTGCGCGCCGGAACGGCTCGGACTCGACCAGCGCCGCGTACTGCTCGATCTCGGCACGGCTGAGGAAGGTGAAGACCTTGAGCCGGTCGATCACGTCGGCATCCGTCGTGCTGAGCCAGAACTGGTACATGCGGTACGGGCTGCACATCTCGGCGTCGAGCCAGATCGCGTTGCCCTCGCTCTTGCCGAACTTCGTGCCGTCGCTGTTCGTGATCAGCGGTGTGC
It encodes the following:
- a CDS encoding CoA transferase → MNGGHRLLTRVWNELGADRRLIEDVRPSPVSVPLPSRLSAGDLAWASVAAATCAAHLDVAALDPHRIAAAYRSDRVLTIDGTAPPVWSPFSGFWRTLDGWVRTHGNYPHHAAGLRSGLGMPETADADQVRDALAVRTSSDAVAAITAAGGLAVPVGTEDPALDAVLRSRPLLDVRRVETPAAPPRRRTSLSQDPPLDGIRVLDLTRVIAGPVCTRTLALLGADVLRIDPPHLSEPGWQHLDTGHGKRTALLDARSTQMHELLATADVVVLGYRPDALDRLGLAPSDLIERHPGLVVARLSAWGTEHPRRAGFDSLVQAESGIAWIESPDGHNPGALPAQALDHSAGYLLAAAVITLLRRRAAEGGSWRVQTSLRRVAAELLGMPRRSEPAEAIMDDPALHTSHFEVADRAVVTSAPAIPGFDFAAPRPWGQDQPRW
- a CDS encoding DUF4184 family protein, whose amino-acid sequence is MPFTPSHAIVALPFIRTPLVPAAIAIGAMTPDLPLFLRGVGLNYTFTHTPGNVVWTALLAFVLFLVWRVVLRPAVPELTPLWMARRLPADWSDSGLVAAGRAVGIGQTRVYPLLLAVSLVLGVLSHILWDLFTHEGRWGVEIFPALDQMWGPLLGYKWLQYGSSVLGLAGIGLWAVLRLRHSAARVDAAQRVPGAVRVAWWVSLPAILVAAWFIGLAVYGPLTDAFTLQHLAYRVLPPACALWGAITLVLCVILSLSSRPHQRG